The DNA segment ACGGTTGTTTACCTGCAGATTAGAAATTCCAGCAGCTCCTATGACTCCAAACATGATCATGAACATCCCTCCAATCACAGGTGTAGGGATGGTTGTGAAGATTGCTCCAATTTTTCCCAGGATCCCCATCAAAATCATGACGAATCCACTCAGAAGAATCACTGTTCGACTGCCCACCTGTTGCCAAATGAAACATCATGCGGTTCATATGTTTTGCCCGGGTAATCAGGACCCACAGCCTCACTCATAAATTAGGTTTGCGGTCTTGATCCTTGTGTTGAAAGATAATTAAGCTCCGGAGTGGAACATTTTATGCAATTCATATTCACAGTATCTTACTCTGGTGATGCCGAGGGCTGCCACATTCTCGCTAAACGAAGTAGTGCCATTGCCCGTGCCAAACGCCCCTGCCAACAGTGACCCGACTCCCTCGACACCGATGCCACGATTGATGGCGTGCTTGGGGGGAGGCGGTGCTCCTGACAGCCTGGCACATGCATGGTAGTCACCCACAGACTCTGCCATGGAGCATATTATTCCAGCAATAATGCCAACCACACCTGCCAGGCTAGCAGTTGGCAACCCCCATTTACCTGAATAGGTAGGTCAACAGTTAGGCTTGTCACTGCTGAATACGTCTTTTGGCATTGTTTTAATTCCCTGTGGACTCACCAGGATAAGTAAATGTGAACCAAGAAGCCTCACTCACGACATTTCCCTTCACATCTGTGCGAGCCAGGTAGCCGTATTCATCTGGATCAGATGGCAGAACATCATAGATGGTGAGGAGGTAGCAGACTAACCATGAGACTGCAATGCCCAGGAGAATCTAATCAACATCTAAAGTTAGTATTAGAGCCAGTATGTTTTTGCTACATCAAATATGAAGTCGAATTTTAAGAGAACATACTGGCATTATCTGAAAGAGAAAGAACTTTGAGACGTGCAGTTTCTTGATCTTGTTGTATGCAGGAACAGGGATTGGTATGCGGCGGAGGTATTGAGAGAAAAGGATGATCAGCACTGTGGTCCTGTGCATAGAAAAGAATAAGCAAAAGGTgatgaatgcaaacaaaaactcaaaaaacatcaacacaaaCTGCTGAATTTAACTAATTTAATTGCATGTAAAATTCCCATGTCATTTTGTTACAAGTTGCACAAGTACAAGTTGTTACATTTTATGGAATATAGTTGAATTAAATTATTTGATTGTTTGATACCAAACACATTTTCCTTAaagatttttgtattttattaaataaatctttgatttttttaaaaatatttcagtgcATTTTACTCAAAATTATGACTTTATATTTATTGTGTCATTGgaaacccatatggaaaagatatatataaatcttataaagtttctgtcttgtgtgaaacttgtatgaaaagcatacaagagtgaaaacagatataagatcccttgaaaaattatataaatgaaacttgtatgttttgaaaacttactaaaacaatatatgaaagtggccactttcatgagtaaatcatataagccttatatgattcactatatgaagtaggccacatctgctgcaagtcttttataagttttttctatttcttttccatatgggaagatACTGGTGATACCGCTGTAGACACCATGTTTAAATCACTAGCTTTTGGCTGTATGCTAAACCACGACAAGGCAGAATTTACATCCTGATGTAAGTCTAGACTGTGACCTTGTGGGATGAAAATCTTCAACCCCATACTGATGCTTCAGAGTGGTTACATACATAGCAGAAATGCCCCAGTGGCTGCCTGCCTTCACTCCAGCTGAGTCGTACAGCGACAGGCCTATGAGTGACACGGTTGGAGCAATGGTTAAGGGGCCAATGAAGCGCATGAGGAAGCCGATGAGGCCAGAGAAACCAACCAAGACCTGGAGGAGAGAGGCCACCATAATAGAGCCCTGCAGCTGTGGACGGGAACATAGTGTTCAAGAACATCAGTATCAATGTCACCGTGTTTTCTTTGGCTGAGTGCTAGACTTAAACAATGAGTACAACTCGTTACTTCCTGGAGTGCAAACCACATGTGTTCACTGAATAAATCATGAGCTCTGCAGAAGtgctgttatgtttttgttagcGTGCTTTTAAGCAAAGATTTGGATGCGCAGAATTTGCGTTGGCTCACTGTTCTCATGCGGGTCTGCCACACTTCTATGAAGACAGGTGAGGAGGTATTGACCAGGCTGGCATTCTTGGTCCAAGCTGGGCATTCCCAGTCTGGCATGGACAACAAGGCCATGGCTGGGGTCACCAAGGCAAATGTACCTCCCTGTAGGATGGGAAGCCTAGAAGTGTGACATAAACAGTAATAACTTTCAGATAAACAGACAATCAGTTAGACCCATAGTTAGCACATGGTACGCTAACAAAAGAAGACAGTAGGTCGTTAAGCACAAGCTAGCAgattcaattttctttttagtaagcttgtttgtttttttatcctaAATTATGCAATACTTTGCACAAAAAAGTCACTGTACGTCTTGCTAACAGCCCATAGCTTTGTGCCCTATAGTGCTGACATGGTTGCATGTCCAGAAAGACaaaattaataatatttatCATAATAGCAAGCTAACATTTACTAAGATGCTAAGATTTACTACAAGCACCAATTGatgcctgtttttttctttttgttgttatttaataATCTTTCTAATTCAGCTACCTTTCAAACTTAACATGTATTTGTGTCataagtacatttttttttattaattcctGTCATAAAAATGTGATTGGAATTtagtaaaagaaacaaagtatctatgcagtgttgggcaagttactttgaaaaagtaattaattatagttagtagttacttcttcaaaaaagtaactgagttacaagattctaaaagtaattgattacttgaaaagtaactattgcgttactttaaaaaaacgtttaaccctctggggtccagggtataattggccatttttaactacttttgattttccctccacattttatctttaaaaactatttactttgccttgtttggtatcatccttttcagcacaacctcacgtgtctgaatttacagtcatgttttcattttgatatactgtattaacataattgatctaaaatcagacaaaaaacataaaatcagagtagaaaaagttctattttttactgtaacaaccacaaacatgtttattgaatcatatttcataactttaaatgtaaatataaattgtcaattttaaaatcatatgcacaagttttgcaaacaacaaagttatttgcatccatttaccttttaccttttttaaaataaccatttcaaactatttacagaacaatcagctgttctgcattcaataagatgccacacaaattatttgtgccactccaagtattcctgtccactataaaggagaacatcacagcctgatacctgcaggtctgacagcagcaggtgtatcactcctgtttctacctggagacagcagtcgcctcattgttctcacacacaacacaaaacaacacaaaactatccacaacactacacatatTACGTTATTCCCATCCCTGTATCTATGTAAATATTaggattttactgaatttttgAACATGGTCTTGCTCATCCACGGCAGCAACATCTTGTGCAGACAGAGTTGTATTAACTATTAAGTCAATATCAGACCATCCCTAAAGGATACAAAGCAGCAATAACCCAGCAGCAGCACTATTACCTGACACCGaagatgacctgcagaatcgTGCACAGGCCAGAGACGAAGAAAATGTTATTAATGAGCTGACTCTGGGTCAGGCTGTCATGCTGCAGACATAGGCCCTCTGAGAGGATGAGAGGGATGGAGATTATCCCACCAAATGCTGTCAGGTAATGCTGTAGAAGAGACaaacagtgatgatgatgacaaaacGATGGCAGTGATTACACTGTTACCAACATTAGTGAAACAGAGAGAGCAGAAGGCCTATAAGGCATCCGTGTCACTTATGGTATGGGgtcattttctgtatttgtacacaaacaaaaaggGGTTGCTTTTAGACTCcttaactgctgttgtgatgttTACAGTTGGATCTCTGTCCACCACTACACTTTCAAAAGTAAGTGGACAACCTAATGTAATAAGAAATACAAGGATTGTGTTTAATACTTGAAAATCACTTGCAGTTACTGACTGCCTGAAGTCTAGAACCCATGGACATCATCAAAAGCAAAAATGTCCTCCCCTGAGACACTGTGCCACAGAAAAAATATCGAATTTCTTTACCTTTTATGTCATTATTTGTTTACTCTGTGAAGTACTCGCCAATCAGTTTGGCAGTATTTGtttgaatctgagcagagagtacagCCCTGTACACTTTACAATGCATCCTCCTGTTTCTAtgagcagtcacatcatcaataaacaccacTGGCAGCCACTCATGCACGTGCCTTAACATCAGTTCCACCATACTTCACAGATGATGTGATATGAGCTGTTCGTCTCGTTCTTCACATGTTTCCCAGAACTGTTCAGTCTCTGTTAGATGTTTAAGTCTAATCTGTCTGCAcctttttgcatttgcattcaTGAAGAAGTCTCACAGAGGTAAACCTACCTCCTTGAGAGTGTTCTTAAAGTTCTTTTTCTTAGCCATGGAAAAAAGTCTGGTATCGTGCACTTTAGTTGTCACCTGTGGTCTTTCAGGAATTTTGATGTTGTTGAGTTGACCTGTGCATTGATTCCTTTTAAGATTGTTATGACCATTCCTActgtttttgctttctctggtttattttgaattttcatCCCAATTATAGAATTTTTTATTTGCAGAAACATGTCTTTGGATCTCATTTGAGAGGGAAATCCAAATCTAAATTCAGCCCttaaactgcttgctaagtggGTGTCCAGTTACTTTTGACCCTCTGAAAATAGGGGGCTTTGTCATTGTTCAAAAACTTTTGGATCTGATTATACATGACTGATAAATGGATGAAAAAGACACCAATACACTAATCACATCAAAGATTAAACACACCTGAATAGCCAAGAAAATGCACAGGTACCAAGGTGGAACATCAGTCACACAATAGGTCGGTTTATTTCTGTCTCCATCTGTTTCAGACGTTTTACATGCCTTTCCTTTGAGGTGATCATTAACTCGCTCATCCATCTGTAAtatcatagaaaaaaaatcaatcaaaaaatcAATACAAAAGAATCAGTATGCCAAAATAAAAGGAGATGAAAAATCATTATCTCGGGACTAGTTCACTTCCAGTTTATATAAAAACAGGGAACAAAAATTTTACTGAGGACAAACAGTGCTTTAagaaatttattattataattgttGTTTCTGTAACGGTTAATCCACCAGCATGTGCAAGCTCTATAACTGAAATAATAGTTTTGATTGTAAAATACAATTATAGCTATCCATGAATTTTGAAATTTacacttttataaataaaaaccccaataaaacagtaaatcacatgatcatTTTTAACTAGGATgctaaatatatgaaaaaattaaattattttagttttcaaacaaagttttttgacAGATGCTAGAATGTGTGAATTCTCGTTTTTATGACAGGTGGTCCAATAAAATTTTTAAGCACTGTACTAGTGTAATGACCtgccttcagctgctttttgtgACTTGCAAATATTCATTATTTAACACTGAATCATTGAATAATTTGAGGTTTTATGTGCACGTTCAGGCAGAGAGTAGATGCAATGGAATGCACAGACATCATaaagcattttatttctttattggaCTCgtatgtttaaaagaaaataccaTATTGTGTATATGTGCTCTAAACTGCAGCACTAGTAGGTTGCAAAACTTTCAAAACTTTCTCACCCTTTACTCCCACTGGATCACTTAGAACAGAGTTAAGTGCAGCTCTTATTGCAGTTAAAGGCAATCTGAACGTTTCCAGGTGCCTATTGATGCTGACCTTATTTAGAAAGAATGCTCAAAGAAGCAAACAATGGTATCTTTTACAAAAACACGTTATTGTACTCACATCAAACGCAAGATTGTCGAGTCCACTGCTGTCCACCCCAGAAGCCATTGAAATTTCAAAATGAAGTAGATTTTCTAACaagagatgaaccaaactgtaTGTACAACAAGGTACTAACAAGCAGTTGTTACTTGTTAAGGAGCCAAAGGTGGACAGGACGTTGTAAAGGTGTCTTACTGGCAGTGTCTGCCTTTCAGAGTATCACATTTATAGCTAGTACTGTTATGGTCATCCCAGGACTAAGTTCAGCTCCGGGCACCcgtgttaattattttttaaccatgtgGACTTCCTAGCGCTAAAGGTAAGTTAGGAGAACAAGGTAAATAAATGACACTGACTATTGCATTTGTTCATATATTATCCAGTTTCTGTGAGTTAAAAATTATGCACTTTTGCTTTCAAGGTCTGATGTGACCCCCCCCTTTTCGCTCCTGGACATCAGCTAATGGGAATACTTGCCCAATCGTCTAATTTGGATTGAATTttctaaaagaataaaacactgaTTCATTGAGCCTCATTCTTCTTATTCTATCTGTGGTAGAACAGCCAGTGTGCTTAAGgtcactgtttttctttatgcACCACATTCATCTTCAAAGAATTCAGAATTTCTTGCTCTATCAATGATTACAACCTATCCCAGCTCGATGCAGGAAAACAGACACACTATTATGCTCCCTCCACCGTGCTTTACCCTCGGATAGAAGATGCTGCAGTGCCAGTGTTTTCGTTTTCCATCTCCTCACTGCAAAAAGGTCCTCGGGTCAAATCCACTGGGCGATTGTGGAATTTGCATGGTCTCCCCTTGTCTGCATGGTTTGACACCTGGCACTCTGGCTTACATACCAAGCATGTTATGTTAATTGGTtaattgtctgtctctctgtgttggtcctGCGACTTGCCCAGGATGTCCCTTagctcttgccctatgacagtgAGGATGTTGTGACACTGAATTGGATAAATGGAAAAAATTAAGTGAAtggattttatttacatagatAATCTTTAATTGCATTCATGGCTCGTGTTCAAATATGATGATTTAAtgcaaaaagcataaaaattaaaaaggttgacTTCCAGGAACCTAACTTACTCTAAATAATCGTAAAGTCCAGTAAAAGCTGTGATAAGTTGACAGAGAGTATATATCAGCAATAGTGATAAAATGTTGTATGATTAAGGATGGTGCATGATTGGGGATATACTTCCCAGCAAGGAGAAAGAGATGTGAGAGAAATGTGGCCATGCAGAGCTGTATGTCCTGCTGTATTCTTGCTGTATGTCAGCAAGAATGCCGGAAAACTAATAAACTAAAAATCTTGAAACTTGGTGGAGAGGTGGTGTGATGATTCAGAGATGAAAGCGTCCAAATACATAACACCAGAGGCAGATAAAAAGATTGAAAACACTGAGTCTAGGCTTGGGGTCTCATGCCTTAAGCAAAATATACAAGGGAAAAGGTAAGAGGCAAGGTCCAAAAATCCCAAAGCACACATGAAACTTTTAAGAGACAAAGTATGAATTAAAGTAAAGGATATTCTAAAGTCATACACAAGGAAATCTACaaaagaacatcaggaaataaatgtataaatataaatgtaaatgggAGGTTCAGCAGTGAGTACGAGCATAAAATAAATCTGGCAAATGTGAATATGAGTGGGTGCATGAACTCACCAAtcattttgtatttccttctgatatctgtacctgagctgaggtgacgcaaaaatttccccgttgtgggatcaataaagtcttatcttatcttatcttcttaacaataaaaccacttgtGGGTGGTAGCAATCCTTTGCAGGTTTTAGGGTGGGGCCTAATCATTGCTGTaagtgggtgtgtttgtttgacagtaatgttcaattcaattcaattcaattttatttatatagcgccaaatcacaccCGATGTAATGTTTCCCAGAGCAACATTAACAAGATGACACTGTTCCCATCACCTTTCTGAGGGTTTAACGCTGAGATCAGAGTACACCGAGGTAAATGATTGTCCGATTAAACTCATGACGAAGAAAACTCAcgggaaactttaaaaaaatgaatatgtcATAGACAGGATATTTGGGCGAGGACTGCGCGGCTTTAGTGTCTCAGTGGGTCTGatgtttaaaaaattgttttctttcttctttgattTGCTGATTTCATGTTGAACTCATAGATAACACTGACAGATTCTATTTGATGACTTATAGTTTCCATGTGAGACTTCTATTAAAGACTATTACAGGTTACAAAATTGTTAGATAAAAAGATTCATGCCAGCAAGcactctttctttttccacaaAGCAGTGAGGAGAATGTGAGTGTTGATTAATGCGCTGAGCCAGGTATGGCAATATATTTTGGCAATATATGTCACAGTCATCAGATGAAAACAGACTCCAGTGTCCAGTTAGGTAACAGAAAGAGGGTCAATTGCAGtgctgtgctttgtctctaCAGCAGCAACATTTAGGTGTTTGATATGAGATCATAGCAACCCAGACTCACCTACGTTCCAAAGCTAAAGTCAGTGTAATCCATGAGTTCACACAGTTGTCTCACCTATTCTGATTGAGCTGAAGCAATTACACTAGCAGAAACAGAACTACGGGATAATAAAACCAGATCCACCCCAAAGTCAAGAGAAATCCTTTTACTGGGTGTAGATATTTAGTTAGCAGCGCCACAAGCAAGCTCTTTGCACTTTGAGATAATTCTAATATCTGTGTCTGTGCTCGCAATGTGAGCTCCGCGAGCACACTTAGAAAGTCATTTATATTCTAAATTACTCTTTGCAGAACACCATGCTTTAACGTCACTGGCTGCGATACGGCAAATTATTAACACCCTGCAACATTTTCATATGCAGTGCCTCTTTATCATTTTGTATCATTACCAGACAGATAAATTTTTTATATTCTGAGAttagaaaaacatttcagtCCATTTGTGTGGATAGAGCAAGTAAAATATGATCTCTTTGATCATTAAAACACTGAAGTATTTTCTGTAATGTGTTTTGTTGCAAGTATTTACAGTGGGGGAAATTTAATCCCCTGCTGAATTTTTAAGTTTGTTCGCTTGTGATGgtgctttcattttaatggatgcagacagaatataaaccaaaaatccagagaaaaaacattacagaaaaagtTATGAATTGATTTGCAGAATTTGCTAGAACTCTGGATGCCACACATTGGTTGTATGCCCATTAAAATCAGTCATCCAGTCATTTACAGATAATCCTAATCTCCGTACACAGAATCAGTTTCTTCCATTCCAACCTCTCCACTACaatgtgcaaaaccaaagagctATCAATTATTTGGCCATGGAAGAAATATCAAATGACCATCACTTGCTCTTGGTCTGAAGATCTTGCTTCATGGGGGTGAGGATGAACATGAGAGAGATGGACGATCAGCCCAAAACTTGTTAACGATGTGAAGGCAGTTTGGATCAGAGTCACCAAGAAAACCTTTGTTAACTAACTACATTGTAATGGACTGAAATATTGCTGGTCTTTGTGCTCAAGAAGACACGAATGTACACCTGTTTTATGAATGATTCAGAGAAGGCTTGGGAGCCGGTGCTGCgttcagatgaaaccaaaatcgAGCTCTTTAGTATCGACTTGACCCGCTGTGCTTGGAAGAAgagaatcaatcaatcaatcaatcaatcaatcaatcaaaactttattcgccacatgcaggttgcaggttgcccccccccccccccccccccccccgaccttacacacacaacacagacatcacatggggatacaagtcagagaTCGGTAgagttacagaaaaacactgaaatgtacactacaatgggaaagtacaagaggaaaaaaagagacctctactcatgctgtgcttccatggtaggacagcatgagaacaggaaacaaaaaaaatgctgagAATGACCTAAAGGACATCTCTCCACAGTAAAGCAGGAGGCTGTTTTCTCCTGTGGGTACAGGACGCCTTCACTGCATTGAGCAGCCATGTAACACAACATCTTGGATGAGAACCTCCTTCTCTCATCCAGAACACTGAAGACGGGTTGTGGACTAGTCTTCCAGCATCACAGTGACCCAAAGCATGTAACAAAGGCAACAAAGAAGTGactaaagaagaagcacattagACTCTTGGAGTGGCTTAGCCAGGCTCCAGACCTCCATCCTAGAAAATCTGTGGACTGAGTTGAAGTTTCAAATACCAAGGATTTAGGGTGTTTCGGTAAAGAGTaaattatttccccc comes from the Astatotilapia calliptera chromosome 15, fAstCal1.2, whole genome shotgun sequence genome and includes:
- the LOC113006677 gene encoding solute carrier family 23 member 1-like; protein product: MASGVDSSGLDNLAFDMDERVNDHLKGKACKTSETDGDRNKPTYCVTDVPPWYLCIFLAIQHYLTAFGGIISIPLILSEGLCLQHDSLTQSQLINNIFFVSGLCTILQVIFGVRLPILQGGTFALVTPAMALLSMPDWECPAWTKNASLVNTSSPVFIEVWQTRMRTLQGSIMVASLLQVLVGFSGLIGFLMRFIGPLTIAPTVSLIGLSLYDSAGVKAGSHWGISAMTTVLIILFSQYLRRIPIPVPAYNKIKKLHVSKFFLFQIMPILLGIAVSWLVCYLLTIYDVLPSDPDEYGYLARTDVKGNVVSEASWFTFTYPGKWGLPTASLAGVVGIIAGIICSMAESVGDYHACARLSGAPPPPKHAINRGIGVEGVGSLLAGAFGTGNGTTSFSENVAALGITRVGSRTVILLSGFVMILMGILGKIGAIFTTIPTPVIGGMFMIMFGVIGAAGISNLQSTDMNSSRNIFIFGFSMFSALVIPNWIMKNHTFLDTGVKEVDQVLQILLTTHMFVGGFLGFFLDNTIPGTKRERGLLAWENVYLQDSSSSLETDEVYDLPFGITSHLQSQSWARYIPFCPHKGHRSQSEDNHVSQSPESEYSTRI